In one window of Paracoccus saliphilus DNA:
- a CDS encoding DUF475 domain-containing protein, with the protein MRSSLSYLFWPLVVTVLGIVLAGYLGWEFSGTTGGALSFLLIAAVLAVLEISLSFDNAIVNANKLKEMTPAWQRRFLTWGILIAVFGMRIVFPLLIVVIAAKIGPIAAVKLAATDPAQYADLIRDAHLPIAAFGGAFLMLVALSFFFDQSKQVDWIGKLERFLRRCGSVRGMEVGFVLIFILFFVWLLPVRDEKLFMFSAMCGIVTFLAVDALGHLLDKWGKSSSSATRSTAQVGLGGFLYLEVLDASFSFDGVIGAFALTQNLFLIAIGLGIGAMYVRSMTVMLVERGTLAEFRYLEHGAFWSILTLSIIMFGQTMWHLPEVVTGLLGAGFIATAFVSSILWNKKHRAETENT; encoded by the coding sequence ATGCGCTCTTCTCTCTCCTACCTCTTCTGGCCATTGGTCGTGACCGTTTTGGGGATCGTGCTGGCCGGTTATCTGGGCTGGGAGTTTTCGGGGACGACGGGTGGGGCGCTGTCCTTTCTGCTGATCGCCGCCGTGCTGGCGGTGCTGGAAATCTCGCTTTCATTCGACAACGCCATCGTCAACGCCAACAAGCTGAAGGAAATGACTCCTGCATGGCAGCGGCGTTTCCTGACCTGGGGTATCCTGATCGCCGTATTCGGTATGCGAATCGTGTTTCCATTGCTGATCGTGGTGATCGCGGCCAAGATCGGGCCTATTGCCGCGGTCAAGCTGGCTGCAACCGATCCCGCGCAATATGCCGATCTGATCAGAGATGCGCATCTGCCCATTGCGGCATTCGGCGGGGCTTTCCTGATGCTGGTCGCGCTCAGCTTTTTCTTCGACCAGTCGAAACAGGTGGACTGGATCGGCAAGCTGGAGCGTTTCCTGCGGAGGTGCGGATCGGTGCGCGGGATGGAGGTCGGCTTCGTGTTGATCTTTATCCTGTTCTTCGTCTGGCTTCTGCCGGTGCGCGACGAGAAACTGTTCATGTTCAGCGCGATGTGCGGGATCGTGACTTTCCTTGCCGTCGATGCACTGGGCCATCTTCTGGATAAATGGGGCAAGTCGAGCTCCAGTGCCACCCGCAGCACCGCCCAGGTCGGGCTGGGCGGCTTCCTGTATCTGGAGGTGCTGGATGCCTCGTTCAGTTTCGATGGGGTGATCGGAGCCTTTGCGTTGACGCAGAACCTGTTCCTGATTGCCATCGGCCTCGGCATCGGAGCGATGTATGTGCGCTCGATGACGGTGATGCTGGTCGAACGCGGGACGCTGGCCGAGTTCCGTTACCTGGAACATGGCGCCTTCTGGTCGATCCTGACGCTGTCGATCATCATGTTCGGTCAGACCATGTGGCATTTGCCCGAAGTCGTCACCGGCCTGTTGGGTGCAGGTTTCATCGCTACGGCCTTCGTCAGTTCGATTCTCTGGAACAAGAAGCACAGGGCCGAGACAGAAAACACCTGA